TAAAGTTCAATATCTTTACGAATGGGCTCAATTTCTTTTGCTTGTTTTAATTTAGGAAGTATATGGGTAAACCAGTCGTTTTTCAGCTGATCAAATTCTTCAGTTAATTGGTAACGGTCAAGAATATCAACATATTCTTGGGAAGTAGGAAAATGGTGAAATAGATTTAATTGGTGATACTCTTGTTGTTTAAATGGAATCATAGATAATAATTGGTAGCTTTTCATTCTTAATAAACCTAATTGATTAATCATATAGGCACTACCTTTGGTATCATTGGCAAAACGGCTAGATAATAATAAAGCGACCAATGCGATTGAGGCTAAAAAAAATACCAATAATGTTAAACGATTGATAATCGATACACTAAATTTGATTTTCCTTTTTAACATGACAGTTTTATTGTTATTTTATAATTATTGGTTATTTATTTTTAATAATATTATAACGTTAAAAATGAAACTACCGATCTTTTTTTGTCACTTTTTGTGATCTTTTAGAAAACACTACTTGCATACAAAATAAAATTTGCGTAAAATTCACGCCCTATAAGATTAATCTATGCAGACCGTAAATAATTTAAATGATGTTGTCTGCTTTTTATTGCGGAGTTAGATATGTACGCAGTTTTCCAAAGTGGTGGTAAACAACACCGAGTCAGCGAAGGGCAAGTTATTCGCTTGGAAAAATTAGAAGTCGAAACCGGTTCAGAAGTCGTTTTTGACAAAGTTTTAATGGTAGCAAATGGTGAAGACATCAAAGTTGGTGCTCCGTTTGTTGAAGGTGCAACAATTAAAGCAGAAATTGTTGAACACGGTCGTGGTGACAAGATTAAGATTGTTAAATTCCGTCGCCGTAAGCATTACCGTAAACAACAAGGTCATCGTCAGTGGTTTACTGATGTTAAGATCACTGCAATAGCTTAATAGGAGTAATTAATAATGGCTCATAAGAAGGCTGGTGGTTCATCACGTAACGGACGTGATTCCCAGAGTAAACGTTTAGGTGTTAAGCGTTACGGTAGTCAGGAAGTTTTAGCGGGTAATATTTTAGTTCGTCAACGTGGTACCCAATTCCACCCAGGTACAAATGTTGGTTGTGGACGTGATCATACTTTATTTGCACTTATTGATGGACAAGTGAAGTTCGAAGTTAAAGGTCCTAAAAATCGCCGTTATGTTAGCGTAATTGCAAATAGCTAATTAAAGCGAATCTGATTAAAAGAAAGCCTCACATTATTGTGGGGCTTTTTTGTATTTTTAGTATTAAATCAATCTGATATCAGAAATATGATGTAAACTATTATATAATTATTATTTACCCGCGTAATTATGATGAAGCAACAAAACGTTAAAGTTGGTTTTTTACTTGCTATGTTAACCGCTATTTTATGGGGTGCGGTACCTATTGCTATGAAATATGCTATGGTTTCAATTGATCCTTATACGGTGGTATGGTATCGATTTGTGATTTCTGCAATAGTAATAACTGGTTGGCTAGCTTATAAAAAACAATTTCCTAATTTTCGCGTTTTTAAAAAACGACGCCGTTTTATCATGTTGATGATTACAGGATTTGCTTTAATTACTAATTTTGTACTGTTTGCTTCGGGTGTAAAGTACTTGACGCCAACTACTTCTCAAGTGGTTGCCCAATTAGGTATTGTGATTTTTATGATTTCAAGTGCGATTGTATTTAAAGAACATTTAAGACCTTCGCAGTTAATTGGTATAGCTATACTACTCATTGGGTTAGCACTTTTCTTCAATAAAAGCCTTATTATGCTATTCACTAACCTATCTGAATATGGTAAGGGTGTTTGGTTAGTCGTACTTGCTTCTATCGCTTGGACGATATATGCATTAGCACAAAAGGTATTATTAAGTAAATTAAGAGCCGAGCAGTTACTTTGGTTGGTATATATGATATGTGCTATCGTTATATTACCGATATCTTCTCCTGAAAAAATATTTAATGCCGATGCGGGGCAACTTTTTGCGTTAATTTTTTGTGGATTAAATACCATCTTTTCATATGGAGCATTAGTTGCGGCAATGGAACGATGGCAAGCAGCGCAAGTGAGTGCGGTAACAACGTTAGCACCTTTATTTGCATTAGTTTTTTCAGATTTATTTGCCTTGTTGTGGCCGACTAAGTTTGCGATACAATATCTTAATGTTTGGGGTTACATTGGGGCATTGGCAGTAATATGTGGCGCTATGTTTGCAACAATTGGACATCAAATATGGTTGCCAGGAAAAGGTTTTCTGTTTAAGCAGAAAACAGGAGAAAAAGAATGAAATTTGTTGATGAAGCTTCAATTCGTGTCGAAGCAGGTGATGGTGGTAATGGTTGTGTTGGTTTCCGCCGAGAAAAATATATACCAAAAGGTGGACCTGATGGTGGTGATGGCGGTGATGGCGGTGATGTTTACTTCATTGCTGATGAAAATTTAAACACTCTTATTGATTTTCGCTTTGAAAAGGCTTACCGCGCAGGTAGAGGACAAAATGGTCAAGGATCTGATTGTACAGGTAAACGCGGGGATGATATTACCGTCAGGGTACCGGTTGGGACACGAATCACTGATAAATATACCAATGAAGTTATTGGCGATTTAACTCATCATGGTCAAAAAATCATGGTGGCTAAAGGCGGATTTCATGGCTTAGGTAATGCACGTTTTAAATCCTCCGTTAATCGGGCACCAAGACAAAAGACTAATGGTACACCTGGGGAAAAACGTGATGTTTTACTAGAATTATTATTACTTGCTGATGTAGGGATGCTAGGGTTACCAAATGCTGGTAAATCAACATTTATTCGCAGTGTTTCGGCAGCTAAACCCAAAGTAGCAGATTACCCATTTACCACGTTAGTCCCGAGTTTAGGGGTGGTTAGAATGGATAATGAGCAAAGTTTCGTGGTAGCAGATATACCTGGTTTGATTGAGGGCGCTTCAGACGGCGCAGGATTAGGTATTCGTTTTCTTAAACATTTAGAACGTTGTCGGGTATTGGTGCATTTGGTTGATATAGCACCAATTGATGGTTCTGATCCGGCAGAAAATGCACGTGTCATTATTCAGGAATTACATCAATATAGTGAAGAGTTAGCGAAAAAACCACGTTGGTTAGTGTTTAATAAGATTGACGTAATAGGTCAGGAAGAAGCTGAACTAAAGGCAAAACAGATTGCTGAACAATTAGGTTGGGAAGATAATTATTATTTAATTTCAGCAGTTAACCACGAAGGAGTTAAATCTCTTTGTTGGGACTTAATGACCTATATTAATGAACATCCTAGAGAACAAGAACAACAAGAAGTGAAAAACGAGAAAGTGGAATTTATGTGGGATGATTACCATCAACAGGTTCTGGACGAAGTCTTTGATGAAGACTTTGAGGATTGGGATGAGAGTGATGAAGAAGGTGTAAAGATAATTTATAAAAAATAGTTATAGTTCAATTGCTAATAATTAATTTTATAATGTCATTGTAAAAAGATAAATAAAACTTGCTTTTGAAAATGATAATTATTATCATTAAAATGTACTTGATTAGTGGCGAATGCTTCTAAGGAGTATGACATTGCTCACATTGCTTCCAATGTTTGCCAGCTTAACCATTAATTAAGCTGGCTTTTTTATGTACTTGTATATGTTCCTTCCAATTATTATCTAACATTAATTTTGATTAATTTTTAACTTAACTGTCGTAATGTTGACGGTAAAATGTGTTTATTTATGCAAATTAACTAGACTTTTTACAAAATAAGCATAAAAATAAACCAATAATATCAAAAGTTAATTTATATATTTCCATCCTTATTTATCAATAAAATATTAGTGGAATAAGAATATAATAAAATAATTTCGTTCCATTAAGGTTTGTTTTGTTTGTTACTATTGGATTAGATAATGGTGTGGATATGGATAATAAAATGGTCTGGGTTTTTTACATAGCAGCTATTATTGTTATTTTGACAAGTATGAAAATCATTACTAGTCGAAATGCGGTAGGGGCATTACTTTATTTTGTTATTTCATTATTAGCAACATCTGTTATTTTTATTGCAATGGATGCCTATCTGTCGGTTTTCTTAGTCCTCATAGTTTTTATCTGTATAGTCTCATTAATTTTCCTTTTAGTTATATCTATACTTAAGTTGCGTAAAGATGTTGTAGAACAAGGCAAGTATGGTATCAATCCAAAAATATGGTTAGGTCCTTTAATTTTAGCTTTCATTTTATTTGTAACATTAATTTATGGCATAGCTAGCACTGATTATGAGACATTATTCGATAATCACACGGATGATATCGCAACAACTATGGGGTTGCTTATGGAAGATTATATTTTAATCATTGAGCTAGCTGCTTTATTATTAATCGGGGCGTTAGTCATTGCTTATCATTTTGTATATCGTATTTATATGATTAAATGTACAAAATCACAAGATAATAGTAAATCTGATCTTAAGGATAAACATGATTCCGTTAATGCATAGTTTTATTTTGGCTGCATCTTTATTTACCATAGGATTATTGGGCGCAATGATTCGAAGGAATTTCTTTTTTTTACTATTGAGTCTAATGGTTATGTTCAATGGTGCTGTAATTGCATTAGTTGCGGCAGATACCTATTGGCAGCAACCCAATGATCAAATCATATCAATTATAGCTATTAGTGCAGCATTAGCCGAAAGTATAGTTGGTTTAGCTTTATTGATTAAACTGTTTTATCGACGTAAAACCGTCAATATTGACTTATTGAGTGAAATGAAAGGATGAATTTACTTTATTTAACAATAGTTATTCCCGTGCTCTCTTTTTTATTATTAATTTGTATCGGGCATCATATTCGAAGAGAAAATATTACGGTTATTGGTCTTAGTACGATAGGATTATTATGTCTTTTAATGGGGTTTGTTAATATTGATTATCATGTTAATTCGGTACCTGAAACTTCATTAATTTATACACGTTATTTGTGGAACTGGTTTACCATCAACAATATTACTGTACCGGTTTCACTCTATTTAGATGGTTTATCATTAGTTTTTTTAACGATGATAGCTTTCTTTAGTTTAATTATTTATTTTTTTGCAGCTGGATATTTTACATCTCTAAAAGATATTTACACTTTTTATGCCTATGGAAATCTGCTAATCGCTAGTTTATTTTTATTAATTTTAGCCGGTGATTTATTTGTTCTTTTTGTCGGATGGGTAGGTGTTAGTATCAGTTGTTATTTATTAATTGGTTTTTATTATCGGACTAAGAAGGTTAGTTATTCTGCCGTAAAATGGTTTGCAATAATACATATAATTGATGCTTTTTTACTCATTGGTATTTTTCTGATTTATACAGGATTAAATACATTAAATATTGCTGACATTCTTAATATTGCCAGTAATGATTTAGCTTCTGACTCAGAAATTATCTTTTGGATAACATTGGTTTTATTTGTGGCCGTTATCGGAAGATTAGGGTTATTTCCTTTCCATTTAGGTATTGCTCAATTTGTCATGGCTCCTATGCCAGCAATAGCACTTTTACAATCTTTCACAATTATATTATCAGGCAGTTATCTTGTATTAAGACTAAGTTTATTGTTTACGATGTCGAGTGATGTTTTTATTTTTATGGGAGTGATAGCGGGTATTACAATTATTTTTGCAAGCTGTATATCTCTTGTACAAAACGATATTAAACGCTTAGTTATTTATATTAATCTATGTCAGGCTAGCTATCTCCTTTTAGCTTTTGTAACCCAAAATTGGGTATTATCACTTAATTTCATTATTAGCTACTGTATAACGAGTCTGCTATTACTATTCTCAACATCAATACTTATAAAAATTGGTAATGGGGAGCGTAATGTTAATCGATTTGGTGGTTTATGGCGACAATATCCAATCTTATATAGTTGTTTCATAATGTCTGCGGCTTCAATCTCATCATTACCTTGGGTTATGTTATCGTTTTATGCTAAAAGCGATATTATTTGGGAACTGATAAAAGCGAATAAGATGGGATTAGGCATTATTGCTCTTATTGGTAGTTTATTGTCTACAATAAGTATTTTACGACTTATTTTCATTGTATTTCATCATAGACAAAAGGTTAAACGTTCGACAAAGATTGGGTTTCTATCTTATCTTCCGTTAATTATTTTGGCTTTTATGTCGACTAATATGCTTCTTTATTTACCATTACCTATTCAAGGTATTATCCCTATTAAAGATATTAATGCCGAAAACCAATTTATTTTGCAGCTATTATTAGTGGCGATAACTATTCTAGGTTTTATTATTGCTTATATATTATTTTATCATCCAAACCCGGAAATTAAGGAAGTTGTTAATACACCAATTAGCAAAATGCTAATTAAATTATGGCGTAATGAATGGTATTTCAGTAAATTAATACATCGATTATTTGTTAAACCATATCATTATATTGCTCTTCTGATGAAAAAAGATCCTGTATCGAAATGGATGTATTTTGTAAACTGGGGAATAAAGAAAGTCAATTTTCAAATAGTTTCATTAGAAAGTGGACAACTACGCTGGTATATCATGTCGATTGTGACAGGAAGTATTGTCATGCTATTCCTACTTATTTTAATTTGATAGATTCATCGTTTTAAGAAGGATTTTGTGTGTTAGTTTGGCTCGTTTTTTTACCTTTATTAGGTGGATTTGTTAGCTGGTTATTTGATGCTTATTTACAACGATCTTTTACTCAAATAAGGCGTTGCGATGAAGGTAGTGTTAATCATATTGGTTTAATGCATAAATTATGCGATAAATTTTCTTCATTTGCAGCAGGTTGGGTTGCTTTGATTTTTGCTTTCAGTTCGTTAGTAATTACTTGTACATTCATTTTGGAAGTATTTAAGCAAGATGATCAATCACAAAATTGGTGTAAAGTTGTTGAATTCGACTGGATACCCTTGTTAGGTATTCAATTCCATTTAGTCCTAGATGGTTTAGCGCTATTAATGATTTTGATTAGCTTAATTGTTACTATTATCGCTATCATTTATTCTTTTAAAGAGCGCCCGAGTAGTTCAGGATTTTTCTATTTTTCACTATTATTGATGTTGTCAGCTGTAATAATGCTCTTTGTTGTAGCTGATCTATTCTTATTTTTATTACTCTGGGAAGCAACGTCAATTCCAGTATATTTCTTAATTGCCCTGTGGGGTAGACGAGATTCTAATGCACAATTGAGATTTAATGGTGCCAGCAAGTTTTTAATTTATACTCAGGTGAGTAGTTTAATTATGCTAATTGCAATAGTGTCATTAGCATTAGTCAATTGGAAACTTACGAATACTTGGACTTTCGATAGTTCAACATTAATGAATACACCTATTTCTAGTCGTGTTGAATTTTTAATTATGCTAGGTTTTTTATTTGCCTTTTTAGTTAGAATTCCGCTTTTACCTTTTCATAGTTGGTTTATTCAAGCCCATATCGAATCTTCAACTACCACTTCGATCATGATTAGTGGATTAATTGTTAATACCGCAATTTATGGTCTGCTACGTTTAGTTATTCCATTATTTCCTAATGCCTCATTGATGATTACGCCGATAATGCTTGCACTTGCCATTATCACTTTATTTTATGCTGCAATATTATGTTTCAATCAAAATGATATTAAACGTTTAATCGCTTATATCCATATTGGTTTAATGAGTTTAATGACTTCGGTATTGTATAGTGGATCATTAAAAGCATATCAAGGAATGATAATAGATATCGTTGCAATTAGTCTTGTTATTGTTGGTTTATTTATAATTAGTGGTTTATTAGTTGAACGCTATTCAACACGTAATATCAACCATTTTATTGCTTTAAAACAACATGTTAAATACCTATCCACGCTCACGCTATTTTTTATTTTAGCCGTTTTAGGTGTGCCTGGTACAGCAAATTTTGTAGCTAATTTTATGATGTTTTTGGGAAGTTATGAATCGTCAACCTATTTAGGTATATTATTAATAATTGGGTTAAGTTTACTTTCAATATCGTTAATTATTCGAATTCAACCTATTTTTTATGGTACAACCGACAAACAGGTGATGGATAAAAAGAACATCTCATTTAGAGATTTATCATTATTAATTTTAATTTTGGTAATGCTGTTTGCTATTGGGTTATATCCTCAATGGTTATTAGATCTCTTTTCTCCAACGATAAGTAAAATTCAACAGATATTTGTTAATGCGCAAATTAATCTGATTAAAGGGGATGTATAAGTATTATGGTGGTGATAACAAGTTATGAATTTATTTATTTATTACCTATCCTGATATTGGGCAGTGCTATAATTATTTTATTATTGTTACTTTCGTTATGTAGAATCAATACTAAACTTTCTGCATGGTTTACAATTTTTTGTTTGGTCTT
Above is a genomic segment from Frischella perrara containing:
- the rplU gene encoding 50S ribosomal protein L21; the protein is MYAVFQSGGKQHRVSEGQVIRLEKLEVETGSEVVFDKVLMVANGEDIKVGAPFVEGATIKAEIVEHGRGDKIKIVKFRRRKHYRKQQGHRQWFTDVKITAIA
- the rpmA gene encoding 50S ribosomal protein L27; translated protein: MAHKKAGGSSRNGRDSQSKRLGVKRYGSQEVLAGNILVRQRGTQFHPGTNVGCGRDHTLFALIDGQVKFEVKGPKNRRYVSVIANS
- a CDS encoding DMT family transporter produces the protein MMKQQNVKVGFLLAMLTAILWGAVPIAMKYAMVSIDPYTVVWYRFVISAIVITGWLAYKKQFPNFRVFKKRRRFIMLMITGFALITNFVLFASGVKYLTPTTSQVVAQLGIVIFMISSAIVFKEHLRPSQLIGIAILLIGLALFFNKSLIMLFTNLSEYGKGVWLVVLASIAWTIYALAQKVLLSKLRAEQLLWLVYMICAIVILPISSPEKIFNADAGQLFALIFCGLNTIFSYGALVAAMERWQAAQVSAVTTLAPLFALVFSDLFALLWPTKFAIQYLNVWGYIGALAVICGAMFATIGHQIWLPGKGFLFKQKTGEKE
- the nuoK gene encoding NADH-quinone oxidoreductase subunit NuoK, with translation MIPLMHSFILAASLFTIGLLGAMIRRNFFFLLLSLMVMFNGAVIALVAADTYWQQPNDQIISIIAISAALAESIVGLALLIKLFYRRKTVNIDLLSEMKG
- a CDS encoding complex I subunit 4 family protein yields the protein MLVWLVFLPLLGGFVSWLFDAYLQRSFTQIRRCDEGSVNHIGLMHKLCDKFSSFAAGWVALIFAFSSLVITCTFILEVFKQDDQSQNWCKVVEFDWIPLLGIQFHLVLDGLALLMILISLIVTIIAIIYSFKERPSSSGFFYFSLLLMLSAVIMLFVVADLFLFLLLWEATSIPVYFLIALWGRRDSNAQLRFNGASKFLIYTQVSSLIMLIAIVSLALVNWKLTNTWTFDSSTLMNTPISSRVEFLIMLGFLFAFLVRIPLLPFHSWFIQAHIESSTTTSIMISGLIVNTAIYGLLRLVIPLFPNASLMITPIMLALAIITLFYAAILCFNQNDIKRLIAYIHIGLMSLMTSVLYSGSLKAYQGMIIDIVAISLVIVGLFIISGLLVERYSTRNINHFIALKQHVKYLSTLTLFFILAVLGVPGTANFVANFMMFLGSYESSTYLGILLIIGLSLLSISLIIRIQPIFYGTTDKQVMDKKNISFRDLSLLILILVMLFAIGLYPQWLLDLFSPTISKIQQIFVNAQINLIKGDV
- the cgtA gene encoding Obg family GTPase CgtA, translated to MKFVDEASIRVEAGDGGNGCVGFRREKYIPKGGPDGGDGGDGGDVYFIADENLNTLIDFRFEKAYRAGRGQNGQGSDCTGKRGDDITVRVPVGTRITDKYTNEVIGDLTHHGQKIMVAKGGFHGLGNARFKSSVNRAPRQKTNGTPGEKRDVLLELLLLADVGMLGLPNAGKSTFIRSVSAAKPKVADYPFTTLVPSLGVVRMDNEQSFVVADIPGLIEGASDGAGLGIRFLKHLERCRVLVHLVDIAPIDGSDPAENARVIIQELHQYSEELAKKPRWLVFNKIDVIGQEEAELKAKQIAEQLGWEDNYYLISAVNHEGVKSLCWDLMTYINEHPREQEQQEVKNEKVEFMWDDYHQQVLDEVFDEDFEDWDESDEEGVKIIYKK
- a CDS encoding NADH-quinone oxidoreductase subunit J, coding for MFVTIGLDNGVDMDNKMVWVFYIAAIIVILTSMKIITSRNAVGALLYFVISLLATSVIFIAMDAYLSVFLVLIVFICIVSLIFLLVISILKLRKDVVEQGKYGINPKIWLGPLILAFILFVTLIYGIASTDYETLFDNHTDDIATTMGLLMEDYILIIELAALLLIGALVIAYHFVYRIYMIKCTKSQDNSKSDLKDKHDSVNA
- a CDS encoding NADH-quinone oxidoreductase subunit L, translating into MNLLYLTIVIPVLSFLLLICIGHHIRRENITVIGLSTIGLLCLLMGFVNIDYHVNSVPETSLIYTRYLWNWFTINNITVPVSLYLDGLSLVFLTMIAFFSLIIYFFAAGYFTSLKDIYTFYAYGNLLIASLFLLILAGDLFVLFVGWVGVSISCYLLIGFYYRTKKVSYSAVKWFAIIHIIDAFLLIGIFLIYTGLNTLNIADILNIASNDLASDSEIIFWITLVLFVAVIGRLGLFPFHLGIAQFVMAPMPAIALLQSFTIILSGSYLVLRLSLLFTMSSDVFIFMGVIAGITIIFASCISLVQNDIKRLVIYINLCQASYLLLAFVTQNWVLSLNFIISYCITSLLLLFSTSILIKIGNGERNVNRFGGLWRQYPILYSCFIMSAASISSLPWVMLSFYAKSDIIWELIKANKMGLGIIALIGSLLSTISILRLIFIVFHHRQKVKRSTKIGFLSYLPLIILAFMSTNMLLYLPLPIQGIIPIKDINAENQFILQLLLVAITILGFIIAYILFYHPNPEIKEVVNTPISKMLIKLWRNEWYFSKLIHRLFVKPYHYIALLMKKDPVSKWMYFVNWGIKKVNFQIVSLESGQLRWYIMSIVTGSIVMLFLLILI